In Oryzias melastigma strain HK-1 linkage group LG10, ASM292280v2, whole genome shotgun sequence, a single window of DNA contains:
- the irg1l gene encoding immunoresponsive gene 1, like — translation MLSTLQKSLKAGQAVRGLHKSAVGVLKRPTPEDTVTSSFGKFISEIKPQHLSPVVLHRSKRMVLDSIGVGLIGSTTEVFQLVLQHCQHMYAPDNISFVYGRRGTKLSPTLASFVNGVATHSMDFDDTWHPATHPSGAVLPAVLALSDMIPAHSKPSGLDFLLAFNVGVEIQGRLMRFSNEAHNIPKRFHPPSVVGTMGSAAACARLLSLDPSQCSHALSIAASLAGAPMANAATQSKPLHIGNASRLGLEAALLASRGLEASPLVLDSVEGVAGFSAFYEDYVPQPLESPSDNGHVFLLEEQDMGFKRFPAHLGMHWVVDAAASVHEVLVGVDAGKVSPSQVQDILLRVPKSKYINRPFPESEHEARHSFQFNACSALLDGEVTVQSFSEAAMNRPELLALLSRVRLEHPHDNPANFNLMYGEVQVTLAGGDILKGRCDTFYGHWRNPLTNESLRKKFRYNAGAVLPSERVEQLIEVVEDLDRHENCRVLLSQLQ, via the exons ATGCTCTCCACTCTACAG AAAAGCCTCAAAGCAGGCCAGGCTGTCAGAGGACTGCACAAGTCTGCAGTGGGAG TCTTGAAGCGCCCGACGCCTGAGGACACGGTCACGTCCAGTTTTGGAAAGTTCATCAGTGAAATCAAGCCCCAGCACCTGTCCCCCGTCGTGCTCCACCGCAGCAAAAGGATGGTGCTGGACAGCATCGGAGTGGGCCTGATTGGAAGCACAACAGAGGTGTTCCAACTGGTCCTGCAGCACTGCCAG CACATGTACGCTCCTGATAACATCAGCTTTGTGTATGGACGCAGGGGCACCAAGCTCTCCCCAACACTGGCTTCCTTTGTTAATGGAGTGGCG acTCACTCCATGGACTTTGATGACACCTGGCACCCGGCGACCCACCCCTCAGGAGCTGTGCTCCCCGCTGTGCTAGCCCTCAGTGACATGATCCCAGCTCACAGCAAACCCAGTGGACTGGACTTCCTCCTGGCCTTTAATGTGGGGGTCGAGATCCAGGGTCGCCTGATGAGGTTCTCCAACGAAGCTCACAACATTCCGAAGAG gtttcacCCTCCCAGTGTCGTGGGCACCATGGGGAGTGCTGCAGCCTGTGCTCGTCTTTTGTCACTGGATCCCTCTCAGTGCAGTCATGCCTTGTCTATTGCTGCTTCCCTAGCTGGCGCCCCAATGGCGAATGCCGCCACTCAGTCCAAACCCCTTCACATTGGCAACGCTTCTCGCTTAGGGCTTGAAGCTGCTCTGCTGGCCTCCAGAGGCCTTGAGGCCAGTCCTTTAGTCCTGGATTCCGTTGAAGGGGTGGCGGGCTTTAGTGCTTTTTATGAAGATTATGTCCCACAGCCTTTGGAGTCACCCTCTGATAATGGCCACGTGTTCCTGCTGGAGGAGCAGGACATGGGCTTCAAGCGTTTCCCTGCACATTTGGGGATGCACTGGGTGGTCGACGCTGCAGCCTCAGTTCATGAGGTTCTAGTAGGGGTCGATGCTGGGAAGGTCTCCCCATCCCAGGTCCAAGACATCCTTCTCAGAGTCCCCAAATCGAAATACATCAACAGGCCTTTTCCTGAGTCTGAGCATGAGGCGCGTCACTCGTTTCAGTTTAACGCCTGCAGTGCCCTTCTGGACGGAGAGGTGACCGTGCAGAGCTTCAGCGAAGCCGCCATGAACCGCCCGGAGCTGCTGGCCCTGCTGAGCCGCGTTCGGCTGGAGCATCCGCACGACAACCCCGCCAACTTCAACCTCATGTACGGTGAAGTCCAGGTCACGCTCGCCGGGGGGGACATCCTGAAGGGCCGCTGTGACACGTTCTACGGTCACTGGCGCAACCCGCTGACCAACGAGAGCCTGAGAAAGAAGTTCCGGTACAACGCCGGGGCGGTGCTGCCGTCAGAGAGGGTGGAGCAGCTGATTGAGGTGGTAGAAGACCTGGACAGACACGAAAACTGCAGGGTCCTCCTGTCACAACTGCAATAA
- the si:ch211-153b23.3 gene encoding uncharacterized protein si:ch211-153b23.3 has protein sequence MATSDGFPASFYGEPGVLGMLSNGISAFLVLLQNFNTAHTTYAPEGVENILAGVHLILIGGICQLVAGMLSFRKYDHLSGTAFIGYAALWCSYGATRIYYGSTSPNGSYNLTTTNMTSAGLVLDKSAIAGLVPYILLSFLLAFCSATVNYIMPFVFGAITGTLVFEAAALVTGSWALIVSGVLELIILIFAIYGSAALLVKGLTQRHVLKGFGTPLFNVLLLGTANSASAQSIGQEKKKNTKYAEPMALGFFCDSVSPFIFAFYSFGYMKSFILSVAWVSIISVAQLFSSYYAHLRQDCYHATKFGFHAAFWLIKAWEEFVISSLIVDNDAVASGREAMVGDWFFVVAGLGLCMGSLNMDVLELIHNMFFVLLTVAAVPQIPLQGYYIFFGVACSLFTAASIYGTFSRLINTIAEKSLIPVGPQPISTEQLRKGLGCRRSVRGEQTVLPFNDQTTDALFYISNGVASLSALHSRLSSRNPTLLHLTVPWVLISGAIIQAYVSRLQVTGGGRFGSVISSIYVALWATWTWFRFSGVLVLDSQSPEAAYGFTAGAIAFLVINAFLMWIAAHRNLVLLFLTIIMEVVLVCFLLSTLQRLPYELEMAMLALVSIVCAYGAMASLMNCIFSQCLIPMGSPLVKEKTKQETFVEPPCPVAKSRLTSGLLKIAGFLEEGGVCGIPTDTVYALAASCKNPQAIEKIYNIKDRPAEKPICICISSVEQLVAAKPPFSPLLWEFMRNVYPGGISCIVSKGDWLLKLGVGLAYDRVGTRDSIMIRVPDHTVTCHLCDITGPLAITSANPSGEPDSTHHSMVIDRLGHKIQGVLCDGNSNEVVASTVVNCLRINEGTITIVREGCVPAVKVHQIFERVKSSMA, from the exons ATGGCAACATCCGATGGTTTTCCTGCCAGTTTCTATGGAGAACCAGGAGTGTTAGGAATGCTTTCCAACGGGATCAGCGCCTTCCTGGTTCTCCTGCAGAACTTCAACACAGCTCACACCACCTATGCACCAGAGGGGGTGGAGAACATTCTTGCTG gagttcatctcATCCTGATTGGGGGCATTTGTCAGTTGGTTGCTGGAATGCTTTCTTTTCGCAAATACGACCACTTGAGCGGCACTGCTTTTATTGGCTATGCTGCTTTATGGTGCAGTTATGGTGCCACTAGAATCTACTATGGCTCCACATCTCCAAACGGAAGTTATAATTTGACGACCACAAATATGACGAGCGCAGGGTTAGTCTTAGATAAATCTGCAATCGCCGGACTGGTTCCTTACATCCTCCTTTCTTTTCTCCTGGCGTTTTGTTCTGCGACTGTTAACTACATCATGCCTTTTGTCTTTGGCGCCATCACGGGCACTTTAGTCTTCGAAGCAGCAGCCCTGGTAACGGGCTCCTGGGCTCTCATCGTCTCCGGCGTTTTGGAGTTGATCATTCTGATCTTTGCCATCTACGGCTCAGCTGCTCTGCTTGTTAAAGGTCTAACTCAGCGTCACGTCCTCAAAGGGTTTGGCACCCCTCTCTTTAATGTTCTCCTGCTAGGAACCGCCAACTCAGCAAGTGCACAGAGTATTGGccaagagaagaagaagaacacaAAATACGCCGAGCCCATGGCTCTGGGTTTCTTCTGTGACTCCGTTTCTCCGTTCATCTTTGCTTTCTACAGTTTTGGATACATGAAATCCTTCATTTTGAGTGTCGCTTGGGTATCAATCATCTCAGTTGCTCAGCTGTTCTCCAGTTACTACGCCCATTTACGCCAGGATTGCTACCATGCAACCAAGTTTGGGTTTCATGCTGCTTTCTGGCTGATCAAGGCCTGGGAGGAGTTTGTGATATCTAGTCTGATTGTGGACAATGACGCCGTTGCTTCTGGAAGGGAAGCCATGGTGGGAGATTGGTTCTTTGTGGTGGCAGGCTTAGGTCTTTGCATGGGCAGCCTGAATATGGACGTCTTGGAGCTGATCCACAACATGTTCTTCGTCCTACTCACGGTTGCAGCAGTTCCCCAGATTCCTCTGCAGGGTTACTACATCTTCTTTGGTGTAGCCTGCTCCCTTTTCACTGCCGCCTCCATCTATGGCACGTTCTCTCGTCTCATCAACACCATTGCAGAGAAGTCGCTCATCCCGGTAGGACCACAACCAATCTCTACTGAGCAACTACGAAAGGGTTTAGGGTGTAGAAGGTCCGTGCGGGGAGAGCAGACGGTTCTACCCTTCAACGACCAAACTACTGATGCTCTGTTCTACATTTCCAATGGGGTTGCCTCACTGTCGGCGCTTCATTCAAGATTGTCAAGCAGAAACCCCACTCTCCTTCATCTCACTGTCCCCTGGGTCCTCATCTCTGGGGCGATCATCCAAGCTTATGTCAGCAGACTCCAGGTCACGGGAGGTGGCCGGTTCGGGTCGGTCATCTCGTCCATCTATGTGGCTTTGTGGGCAACGTGGACCTGGTTTAGGTTTTCAG GTGTCCTGGTTCTAGATTCACAGTCTCCAGAAGCAGCATACGGTTTCACGGCAGGAGCCATTGCTTTCCTCGTCATTAATGCTTTCCTAATGTGGATcg CTGCTCACAGAAACCTGGTCTTGCTTTTTCTAACAATAATAATGGAGGTCgttttggtctgttttctgCTCTCCACTCTGCAACGACTGCCATATGAACTTGAAA tggCCATGCTTGCACTGGTGTCAATCGTTTGTGCCTACGGAGCTATGGCTTCACTGATGAACTGCATCTTCTCCCAATGCCTAATACCAATGGGCTCTCCACTTGTTAAG GAAAAGACGAAGCAGGAAACATTCGTAGAGCCTCCCTGTCCAGTAGCTAAGTCGCGCCTCACCAGCGGCCTGTTAAAGATTGCTGGTTTTCTGGAGGAGGGGGGAGTGTGTGGCATTCCCACAGACACTGTCTACGCTTTGGCTGCTTCCTGTAAAAACCCTCAGGCGATAGAGAAAATCTACAacattaaa GACCGACCTGCAGAGAAACCCATCTGCATTTGTATTTCTAGTGTGGAGCAGCTGGTAGCAGCCAAGCCTCCGTTCAGTCCTTTGTTGTGGGAATTCATGAGGAACGTGTACCCTGGGGGCATCAGCTGCATTGTTAGCAAAGGAGACTGGCTGCTTAAATTAg GAGTGGGTCTGGCTTATGACCGGGTTGGCACTAGGGACAGCATCATGATCCGTGTCCCAGACCACACGGTGACCTGCCACTTGTGTGACATCACCGGACCCCTCGCCATCACCTCCGCCAATCCTAGCGGAGAGCCAGACAGCACCCACCATTCCATGGTCATCGA TCGACTCGGTCACAAGATCCAGGGAGTTCTGTGTGATGGGAACTCCAATGAAGTTGTGGCCTCCACTGTGGTCAACTGCCTAAGAATTAACGAAG GTACCATCACTATTGTGAGAGAGGGATGTGTTCCTGCTGTCAAAGTCCACCAGATCTTCGAAAGAGTTAAAAGCTCCATGGCGTGA